Genomic DNA from Echeneis naucrates chromosome 14, fEcheNa1.1, whole genome shotgun sequence:
TCTTGGCTTCAGTTTAACAGAAAGGTTTAACATTATCAGCCTGtagtaaaaatattcattttgtaAGACCAactcatcaaatcaaatgtatttataaagcgccaaatcataaaaaagttacaacaaggcactttacacatttggtccaaagaccaaactctttatggagttgttaaagaaacCAAACAAGTCCCTCCAAGAGcgagcacttggtgacagtggcaaggaaagacagaaacctcgggcagaaccaggctgagggagggcagccatctgcctcgagaTGTGGGGGGTGTTCAGTGCAACTCCCAGTGGTCTAGGCCTATAGaagcacaactaaaagaaaaactgcaggctttgtcataaaggacGGTTTTATGCCTGAACTTGAAAGCTGCGACAGAGTCCgcccccagaccgatactggGTGCAtgttccacagaagaggagcctgataggtgaaaaacacaaaaggccCAAGGATACTGTATTGTACTTGTTCAGTTGTCACATAGCTCTGGGCAGATATAAAGCGTCTTCCTGTGAGTCGAGGCGGCGGTCCAACTCACACTGTGACTGGGAAGATATTGCTGGCCGCTGTGATGGTCATGCAAGTGCTGAACACCACCTGCTCGCAGTGTCCGTGCAGCACGCAGTCGTCCGAGTTCCAGGACACAGGCAGGGTGAAAGTGATGTTTATTTCCTCATGGGCTTCCCGGCCTACGCAGAAAAACATCAGAGCACAACAGATTATTATGAGGATTTAACAACTGGGTGTacatttcaaagacaaagagaagaaccTGTATGTTTCTCTGAAGTGCGTCAACTTTTCAGTCACGTTGCATTGTTTTTAGGCAGCCATAGATTTTATTGAAACACACCCATGACCACAATTAATGCCTCTGACTTTGCACATGCACATCCAAATCATAATTGTAATGTGGACGAGGGAATAATTGCTTGTGATTAGCCGTGATCAAGCTAAAAGAAACTACAGGCCTGGAGAGAGGCGCCTGCTTCCTCTGAAGGAAATTACCAAGGCCGAGACAGTCTAAACAGCATGCACACATTTCCCACAGCAGGAAGCCGGGGACAACCACAACAGCGATGCCTGATGTCATACTGAGCTTCTCCCCGATAACAAATGACAGACTGATTGCAGACTTGTGCAATATTTATCAAACTGCGAAGGAGATTATTAGATTATCATTCAAGCTGAGTGGCCTCCTGGGTGTGACTGAACACGAGTCTCAACGCAAAAGTAATTCAAGTCCAAGTCAAACAATTCATGATCTTTCCTAGTCAGTCGTCATGCAGTTGatctgtttaattttctttgtggAACACACACTTGAAGGTTAATTAGAAAGGGGAGTAGATATGAGAGGAAGCAGAATTTATGATGAAGATTTACACAGAAAAATCAATCACGGTGTCAAATTAATTAATATCTAATAGACAGTAtataacacatatatatatatatacaatgacatttaaataGATTTGAAGTGGTTGATTTTGACAGAGGAAAACATGCAATATTTGCATGACATTATTGACTTTCATCACCCATACCTGTGCTGTCTAAACGGAAATGAAAGCACATGGTGGCAGACTGCTAAAACAAACAAGGACCTGTCTATCGAGAatttgtaaaattaaatattgtgcATTCAGTAACCAAGTCAAAGTCAGAGCTGTCTTCCTTGGTGTGAAGTTATTGGTTAGtgagttaattaaaaaaagatctgGAATGTCCTCAAAAGCTGAAAGCTAAAATCACATAGGCAGCCAATCTGGACGGGATTAATATCAGAGTGGAGGgctgtgaaaaggaaaattgcATGACCTAACTGTGGAGTCTAATATCCCCTGAATAGAGACAaagacagtttttattttactctgtcGCCACATAATGGAACAACATAGCCTAACTAATCATCTCACTCATAACAGTGGCCCTTGTTTTGAAAAGCCCTCATGTCCAATACATATCTCATTTCCTTCAAAGGCAACATCTGATTCaactttgatttcattttagctGCTTAAAGTGGATGCAGAACTTTGAAACTCctaaaagttgtttttctgtctatGTGGACGAGCTGTGGAGCCGGCAATCATCACAAGTGAGCTATCAAGCAAACACAAATTATCTGAGCATGTGCTGCCACAGGAAACAAAAGTAGAAGCTCAAATGCAAATGGCACGTTTAAAGTCTGAAACTGTCGGAGCACAGAATTATAATGGCTGTCATTAAATAAGGGTAAAAGTaaggatgtgtgtttgtcagccGAAGAAATATTAGTTGATGTgacatattcatattttattcatgtacAACAGCAGgttattgttgttttgaagATACTACACAGCTGCATGCCACTAGCTGAGTCTCCAGTCCTCGCAGACAGCAGCCCCCTGTCTCCCCACAATAATGCCCAGATGTTGTAAACAAGCACTCTGGAGAGGGATAAATGATCGCTCATAAAACCAGGGTTGTTTGCCAGGATTTTGATTTGGGAAGTGAAAATACAGTTGTGCTGTATCTTGGCTGTGTCACAATAAAGTGGTGTATAATCACACAGTGAGCAGCGGGTGGTTAACCTGCATCAGAAGGCTGCCACGCCCTGCAGACCAGAGTGACGCTGTTTACCTGCAGATGCTGCGGTGCTGCTCAGTCTGAAAAGCCAACACAGCTTAGTGCTGCAAAGCTTACTGTTGTCTCATGTTTAGACTAGGCAaataatctgaatttaaaacaaaagaaatgagaacatgAGAGAACCAGTATGAATGAGTTAACTCCATACAGCAATCACGCTATAATTCTCCAAGTTAGtcgcatgcatgcatgcatgcatgcatttccTTTGTGACAGATAACTCAACATGTGTCACTGGGTCTGTGTAAATAACATGTGAAAGCATTATAGACTCACATGTGCGGCTTCAGTGTAAATTTACGACACCTTTCATTGATGGGTTCATGTTCTTCATGAGGCGGAATGGAGTAAAACAGGTTTATAAGTGGAGTCTTGAGTTTGACAGGTGTGATAACAGACAGGTAGacggacacgcacacacacacacagacacaaactccTGCTTACACACCCACAAAAGCCTCCCTATCATCTTGATGAGTAAACTAAATACAGGATAAATAACGCGGTGACAGTAAAAAAGCGAACTTACCAGACAGACCAACTTGCTGCCCCAGCACTGTGGCGTACAGATGAGTGATATTGCGGGAATACCCTCCAAATGGGCGCTGGGGGTCCAGCGTGAGGGTGATGGGGACTGAGATGTTGATAGGACCTGAGTCCTCCAGCAGGAGAGGAGCCTGGGTGCTGGAACGAGCCTGGCCGCTGGTCACGACAATGCTGTCTGGCGTGGTGGACTCGTTCAGGCCGTGCTTTATCGTTTCATTCTCCGACACGCAAAAGTCCAGCTCATTGAAGCGCAGCAGAAAGGTGTTCCAGTCctgaaaaacagagaggatgGTTTGATTGTTGGACATTAATGCAAATTGTTACTGATCAAACCTGTTACTGATTTACAGCATATCTGTTAACAATTAAGCTTGCTTGTCATATCCACCAATACACGACCAGCTCATCCAAATATTATGTAACTTACAGCTTTTTAGTTTTGCATATGCTTCCTGTTTAAATTTTCATGCTAGGATGTGTCTCACCTCTGTCAACTCTGGAGACTTTATCTCTTTAATCTTGAAGAAATAACCGATGGTCAGGAAGGCGATGGCCACTGCACTGACACTGATCATAAAAATGACCAGAGGTGGACGGTTGTTGATGTAGCTTCTCAGGTTCTCTATAGGATTCAACAGGTACACCTGCATATagacaaatacacaatgtgcaaacaatgaagcaaaaaaacagcacatctcACTGGGGTTATTAAAcaataatggaaaataattaGTTATGACGAAAGCCCTTTAAACCTTtcattgtctgtatgtgtgcatttagCAAAGATAGAAGAAGATAGAGAAaagccacacacatacaaatatgaCTGACACAAAGGTCATGGATGGATGAAATAATATCATTCCAGCTCAGTAACTACAAATGAACCACACCTTATAAAAGACAGTCATATGTGAATTACCTGAACGATTTCACAGTTTGAGATGACAATGGTGGACTATGGAATCAAAAATTTAAACTGGTTCAGCAGGATACTTTAGCATTATGTTTCAGTTGGGCACGGGGAGGTTGGCATTAATGACTTGAACTGACATGCTTTCGGCTAATCTACCAATAACATGACTACTTTGGGTTTGCTATCAATGTGCAAAAAACTGAGACATAAAATATAATGCTTCTTCAGGCTGACAACATGTGGAAACTATTATACTGCACACTAAATACAGAGAAACTAGGAGGGAAAATATTTCACATGAAGACAGAAAGTTGGATTATCAACTCTGAAATGTGCCAGACATTTTGAAAGTACCCAAACCAAACGATTtgtggatgaaagaaaaaatctttggtttatttaatatgtttttaaaagtctCCCCTGTGCAGTAGAAAAATTGGAAGTAATCAGATGACTTTAACCTACAATAACTCATCCAGTCTCCTTGTTGACTTTTAGGAGATATTACAGAAGACATGTCAATAATctccagagaaaacaaacaaacaacaacaaaacattacagTCTGTCTCCAAAGAAAGTTGACTTTTTGTTGGAGCAAAATCGTAAAAAGCGTGAATTATTTCAACCTGTGGGGAACTCACCCATTCCTGCAGAAGCTGCTTTTCATGTTATTGAACATAAAcataaagaaaagacacaaaatgctGCAGGTGGAGGTTGAATAAAGCGTGTTTGTGTCCCCTTTTCACCCAACAAACCGCATTCAAGCTGTGTACCTGTAGCACCTTCAGCTAGCTTACCTGGCGCGTGACAAATCAACAATCACAcattttagacaaaaaaaattaaaaactaaaacacgTTAGCTCTcaccattttctctttctgggCATGCGATGGATGCTAGCTGGGAGATTCGTTGCAGACCGcaaaaaattcaattaaaatagTAAAGGCtgcgtttttgttttattttattctattttttttttttttgctattagCAAACTAGCCTCGCTGCGGCGCTAGCGTTAGCCTGCTAGCCTCCGTGCTAACCCACAAAGCTAGTCCCTCCCGAGCAAACGGCGGCGTTGGGCGGAGACAGGCGGGCGTTCAGCGTTGGAAACACCGCGTACACTCCTTCCCATTCTTCGCCCGGTAGTCCACGGAAAGTACcgatgaggaggaaaaagtcTGGGAATCGAGTCAATAACACATCTGGGTCCTCCCTGCTGACATCTCGGCCGCTCACTGCGTAACGGGGGAAGCGTCGCAGCGCCGCAGCCTGCGCCGAGTTTACGGAGATTCGGATACGACGTTACGTACGGAATCGGCCGTCCGCTCGTTGGCGGAGGTGGCCGCTTACGTATTTTACGTAGACGACCGTGTTTACAAAGTTGTgaaggctgctgctgccgcGTTAAGGTGCAGTCGGAAATGTAACACTCCGAAAGGAGTTGCGCAGTAGAAGGTGAGATGTGttgaatgttttatgttttcacctGCTGTTCAATCATATAACAACAACACTATAAATAAtctgttaatatttttaatctgTTATTCCCATTGCCATCAAACTTTACAATTGCTTAACTATTAAATGATAAACacgtgttgtgtgtttcttgttCTTGAGTATTACACATCGTGGCCACAAACACTTGACATTAAAGACTTCCTGATTCAGACACAAGGGTATAAAATAAATCTTGTCTTTTGCTTAAGTAGcactgaagtctttttttttttttttttcaagaagtAGGAGTTATGCGTTTTATCTTTTTGCATAATTAAAAACCAATCAAATACACTCAataactttctttctttggtgCAATACAAGAGCTGAGATTTTCCTCCTGAGGAAATGCTGAGGGACAGAGATCCAGGTGAGAAAAACATGGGAAAAGTTCCAATTTCGATACTTAAAAAGGGTCAATTTTGGGtattttaaaagaacaaatattTAGCTGGATCTGCCCGGCCTGATGGCTCCTGGTCAGCAGATGGCAGtagacacatttaaatgtttccctcctcccttttccaCAAAGATGAGCGGAGATTAACCGGATTagccttcaaaataaaccacacacggcatctaaaaaataaaaataaaaaccaatacGGCCTCTCTCGTGGCCTTAAAGGTgatgaaattagtttttcttcagAACGTGAACCTTAGAGATTATATAAGCACACTTTTAAgatgatttaataaaaacactttgcTGTCttaggttttattttgaagcgaGAAGCGAAAACTACCTGCCTCTGTGGAGCTGTGGTCTAACAATgaggagctggagcagaaaTTCAAACCGTGCCATCTTATTCATTTAACCTTCTTTAAGGTATAGTCTCTAAATGTGTGCACAGATATAATCGACGTGtcaaatagtttgtttttttaacagttgCTATGAAATCCGCCAGCTAGCTAAGCTAGCTGAGTCTGTACGTGGGGGCAGGGGGAACGTGGCTAAAGCTAGTTAGCATCAGTTGCCTTCGTGTCTAAAAACTTCAATGTCTCTCTTTTCACGGAGTCTAATTTTCTGCTGAAACGTTGAAGAGGTTGAAATTAAACCGACTCTCTTTAATCAACAAAGTCATTGATAAATGGCGAAACGTCATCCTTACGAATTAAATTTTAGCATAGCATTTTCTCCCAAGTAACAAAATCTAGAAGAATCAGAAATCTCATTAAAAGAATTATTTATGTAACATGTCCATGTTGTCCAATCTTTGTTGTTTATAAAGGATCTGTACCTCTATAATGACGTTCATTTTGATGGTAACAATAACAGAAATGAGTCCAAGCACAGTCAGTTAAGGTAAAAtgaatacacaacaaaaattcatgTGACCTCTAactattgtttttgtgtgtttacagggcAGGCCCACTGTCTCACCTGGATGCAGATTATTTTATTCAGTCCCAGGACTGTCTGTGCAGGCCTCCAGGCATTACGCAAGTATAAGTGCTTCTTGAAAGTGTGTGCACCATCTCCTGTCTCTTCATGCTTTGAACGGAAACCTCCACTTGTTTATGCATTACATTTTTTCAGGGAAAATTGTAATTTTTCCTCAGCAACCTATAAACCTAGCCACCTTTTAAAGTCCCCACTCAGACTTTCCCTCCATCAGTGTTTCTCCAACAAGCCAGATATGGCAGAACAGAGGTTCCTCGTGGAGTATGCCAAACGTGGCACTGCAGGCTGTAAgaaatgcaaagacaaaatCCAGAAGGGAATAGTCCGTATAGGGAAGATTGTGCCAAACCCTTTCAGTGAATCTGCAGGGGAGATGAAGGAGTGGTATCATGTGAAGTGTATATTTGAGAAGCTAGAAAGAGCAAGAGCCACCACGAAGAAGATCGAGGACATCACAGACCTGGAGGGCtgggaggagctgcaggatgaAGACAAGGAGCTCATTAACAAGCATGTTTCAGGTACAACAGATTCACAcgcaaaataactttttaatgCTTACATATCTTAAACTTCTTTGACCTTGTTAAAGATCTTGTTATTGACAATTGCCAAAATATGATTTCTTTGCATTTACATGTTGATTATTGGTTCTCAAGCtttctgttctgtcttgtaGACCTGATGGCGAAGGTCAATGCGAGTCCAAAGAAGAAAGTGCAGGCCAAGATGAACACGAGTGGCCAGCTGCTGGCTCCTCCTGCTGACCCATCTATCAACGCGCCACGCAAGTTTTCAGGTTTCACCGGTAAGATTTCACTTCTAAGGCCAAATTCTTTTTCTAATATAGGCGTTCTCAAAGTCAAAGCCAATACACAAAGCTGCTCaatgttaaaaagtaaaaaataaaatctaaaagaGATGAAAACTTTAGGAATGACAATACACAATTACAAGTTcatgtgatgaaataaaaactgcacCATAAGAAATTTGCGTAAACAGCATGGACTGCAGTTTTTGGTGGGATGGAAATATGTTGCCTATAGGATGAATAAAGAtttgaaccctaaccctatttatttttttgatatgATAGATTTTGTCCACCATAtgatttgtcaaaaaaaaaagctttaatggAGAGGGCTGCTGCTCACCAAGGACATCATTCACTGTGTTGACAAAGTCTGGCCTGGAGCAATCAACTGATGGAAGTTGTGTCATTTGTCACTCAGTTCATTACTTAGTTTCATCCACAACGGAAGGCATCAGTAATAAAGTTTTgaagtttaaaaacacaagtataaaaatgaaaatggactgAAACgtactattcattcattcatcttctaccgcttatctgtttccgagTCGCAGAGCATGCTGaagccaaacccagctcactctgggtcaccctggacaggtcaccagtctatcacagggccaacacacagagacacacagagaccaacaaccactcacactcacgctcagacctacggacagttagggtcaccagttagcccaaacatgtcgtctttggacggtgggaggaaacccacgcaggcacggggagaacatacaaactccacacagcaaGGCCTCAGGCATGTGAACTGAATCCATGACCTTCTTTGTGGGGCAGCAGTGTTAACAattatgccaccatgctgccttgAAGCGTACTAATGTTGTCTAATTCAATCACTTCTCTCTCCACTGAGAGTCAGACTGAAGTCTTCACTTTCCATTCGCgctgtttctcttctgtcagCTACCAAAGCTGGAACCTCCAGCAGCTCAGGACCATCCAACCCCTCCCCTGCCAAAACCATCCAGGGCAGCAACCTGTCCACCCAGCTCTGTGACCCCCAGCATAAGGACTGCCTCTTCAGAGAGTTTCGCAAACTTTGTGCCACAGTGGCCGAAAACAACAGCTACAATGTCAAGACACAGATTATTGAAAAGTATCTGAAGAAGGGCTCGGGTGGAGGTTTGTGTCatccattgttttctttttttcagcatctgTAAACATCCAAGGAGTTCTGCCACAGTGCTGTCTTTTCTTGTCCTCCTAGACAAGTTTCATGGAGATTTGTACCTGACAGTTAAACTGCTCTTGCCAGGCGTTGTAAAAAGTGTTTACAACCTGAATGACAAACAGATTGTAAAACTCTTTAGCCGCATATTCAGATGCAACCAGGACGACATGGTGCGCGATCTGGAGCAGGTCTGTGATCCCTTTGTTCTTATAGGTGAACTCTTCTGCTTTCTGAATATTCAAGTATTTTATCAGCAGATTTCATTCTGCAATTAAAAACAGTTACGAtggaaagaagacaaaaatgacattttcatcaAAGAGTTGGTGCCTCTGTTTTCAAGGGAGATGTATCTGAGACGGTGCGGATGTTCTTTGAGGAGAGTAAACCATTTCCACCAGCTGCCAAAAGTCTACTGACCATCCAGGAAGTGGACGCATCCCTGACCCGCCTCGCCCAGCTGACCAAGGAGGATGAGCAGCAGACTGAGCTGCAGGATATTGCCAAAAAGTAAGACAGTACATCATTACCCCCATAATAATTACTGCTGTTACAAAATGCACTGAATGCATTGATGTCAGTGTCAtcttacacacaaataaatgaaataatgttgtGACGTTGCATTTTTCTGTTCATATTAAAGTTGTCTTGGTAATGCTTCTGTTTAATGCCATGAATGTAACCAGCGACACACACCGTGTTAGAAATactgcaaaaacagaaatcttgGCCTGATATAGCTAATGAACGGTGTATTTTAGTGGTAGTctaatatttcttttaaaggtTGGCCAGTGATagattgtatttcatttcacagtATTTGTAAATGATTGTTGTTGCACATTGTTAGTTTCCAAATACTTAGCTTGTCCTAGTTTTTTGTTAGTATTTGTTGGTTTTGCAGTGTGTccgcccccacccccttttttttttttagattgtcaGCCTCAGGCATTCATTGGCATCTCTATGTGACATTTTTCCCCTCCACACCAACTGACACCACAGCTAATCTGCATTTATTTGCCCTAAATTGCATGTTGTGAGCTGTAAACAGGCAGGagctttattttctgttgcacTGATAAAATATCTTGAGCAACAGTTTTctaaataattgaaataaaccAGATTCTTTGCTAtatattgtcattttaaataatttctggCCATAAATATTTCTATACAttcttcataaaatgaaatatcattCCAGCACTAATAATTCTGCTCTGTTCATCATAGATGCACCAGTAATGACTTGAAATGCATCATTCGACTTATTAAACACGACTTGAAGATGAACGCCGGTGCAAAACATGTGTAAGTGTCTGTTCGCCCATAAGTGAACATCCACTGTGTCCAGACTGTAAAACTCTTTAGTCATTGTCTCTTTGACAACATCCACAGTTTGGATGCTGTGGATCCAAATGCGTATGATGCCTTCAAAGCCTCACGCAATCTGGGCGATGTGATCGAACGGGTGTTGAGGAACCAGCAGGAGGCGTCCAACGGCTCGGGGCCCAGGAAGCTCCTCACTGTGGAGGCCTCTCTCATGACCCCCGTTCAGCCAATGCTGGTGAATATCAACGCTAAGATGTTGAAAACGCACTCCCACTCcctgatttttgtctttttctatcCTCATCTTTCAAatcaagtgaaaaaagaaacattacgTGTCGACTCTCTGCATTGTTCAGCTACAGCTGACATAAATTTTTCTGAAACATACTCCCCcacatgaatgaaatgaacatgATTATACCTCCAAGCAATGACCTAATTCAATTGCTAAATCATTAAACATCAGGTATGTAGAAGTGGCCCAGTAATGTAACTATCCATTGTATGCTTTAGGGCAAGGTTTGTGGGTTttcagtggaagtaaagcaggAAATTAGAAATAGATTACCAATAAAAGACAATCATTGCTGGCCCCTCAGTCTTAGTACCAAAGGCACTGTTAGAGCTTTGCTTAAAGGTAGGTTTTATACttttagataaaaacaaagtcaggAGTGCccctattttcatttttttagtACATTTTTGTTCAGCCATTTATTCTAAATGAAGTAAACACACCTCCAAACATACATTTAGAAATATGTATCTGTCTAACAATCAATCTGAGCCTCAGCCTTTGAT
This window encodes:
- the tmem248 gene encoding transmembrane protein 248 isoform X1, whose product is MVYLLNPIENLRSYINNRPPLVIFMISVSAVAIAFLTIGYFFKIKEIKSPELTEDWNTFLLRFNELDFCVSENETIKHGLNESTTPDSIVVTSGQARSSTQAPLLLEDSGPINISVPITLTLDPQRPFGGYSRNITHLYATVLGQQVGLSGREAHEEINITFTLPVSWNSDDCVLHGHCEQVVFSTCMTITAASNIFPVTVQPPHCIPETYTNATSWYKVFTTVRDSDTKYSQDYNPFWCYKGAVGKVYHALNPKLTVIVPDDDRSLINLHLMHTSYFLFVMVITMFCYAVIKGRPGKVRQTNPDFCPEKVQQTPAVLYDVNRWRYQRVKKASESCVRT
- the tmem248 gene encoding transmembrane protein 248 isoform X2 — its product is MVYLLNPIENLRSYINNRPPLVIFMISVSAVAIAFLTIGYFFKIKEIKSPELTEDWNTFLLRFNELDFCVSENETIKHGLNESTTPDSIVVTSGQARSSTQAPLLLEDSGPINISVPITLTLDPQRPFGGYSRNITHLYATVLGQQVGLSGREAHEEINITFTLPVSWNSDDCVLHGHCEQVVFSTCMTITAASNIFPVTVQPPHCIPETYTNATSWYKVFTTVRDSDTKYSQDYNPFWCYKGAVGKVYHALNPKLTVIVPDDDRSLINLHLMHTSYFLFVMVITMFCYAVIKGRPGKVRQTNPDFCPEKVALSES